The following nucleotide sequence is from Candidatus Zixiibacteriota bacterium.
AAATTGGCCATTATGGGCAGACTGGGCGCCGAAAAATTGGCTGGCATAATGAATAACTGTTTTAATCCGCTTCTGGGATTGGTTTTTGCTACTGATGGTGATGTTGTCAAATTTGGAGGGGACGCTTTTCTTGCCCTTTTCACCGGTAAAGATAATGGTTTAAAAGCTTTCAATTGCGCCAATAATCTGATTAACTGGGTAAATGAGAACAGCAGAATTTCCACATCAGCAGGTGATTTCACGCTTGGCATTCATGCCGGTATAAGCAAGGGCGATATTTTCAATTTTACTATAGGCAGTAAACGGCGCGATCATCTCTTTTGCGGACAAATAGTCGAGAACGTTTATGCCGCCGCTGATGCCGCTGAACTTGGTCAACTGGCAATGACAAAAGAAGCCGCCCGGTTTTTTAATAACCTTGATTTCAATGAAACCGATGACGGGTTCTATATCTGCCAAAATTTAAGTAAAACCTGTAATTATAAACCGGCAATAAGATCTATCGCAGAAAAAACTGCCGCTAAACTATGTTTGGAAAAGTTTATCATAACAGGCCTTCAAGACCAGCTTCATTTCAATAACGGTATAATCGAGGGTGAACATCGGGTTCTAACAAACCTTTTTATCGGTGTAAATTCATTAAGGAAAAACCTTGAGGCCAATATCGATGAATCCATTTCGGTTATAGATGAATATTTTACCATACTTAACGATATTATTATAAAATATGGCGGCGCCTTTGCTCGGCTTGACTCCAGCGGAACTTCTGAAAAGATGCTGATATTTTTCGGCGCGCCGGTGTGTTCCGGCCGTGATGCTCAAAACTGCTTGAAAGCTGTTTTGGAGATAGAGTCAGCGATGCAGGACATAAATAAAAAATTCGCTTACCCAATTAAGCATCGCTACGGCATCAATACCGGCCTTTGTTTTGTCGGCGATGTTGGCGGACAATGGCGGCGAGAATATACGGCTATGGGAGATGCTATCAATCTGGCAGCGCGTTTGATGTCTAAAGCTGATTACGGGGAAGCTTTAGTAGGTGAAGAAACAATAAAAATATGCGGCAATGATTTTATTACCTGTGATGGCGGTCATGTTAAGGTAAAAGGCAAACAAAAACCGGTTAAAGTATATTTCCTTGAAAAAGAATTTATTAAGGAAAGCTCAACTGAGCTTATTATCGGCCGGGAAAAGGAACTAGAACAGGTTCGCTTATTTATCGAAAAAATTGCAAATGATAAAAGGGCATTCTTGTTAGTTTCGGGAGAACCGGGTGCCGGAAAATCGCTTTTATGCGGCAGGATTAAAAATATCTCTATCGAAAAAGGACTGCTAAACATTGAGAGCGCCTGCTTCAAGCATACGGAAAAAACGCCTTACGTCCCTTTAAAGGCATTGCTAAGCGGTCTTTTGAAGTTATCGTCAAAATCATCGCAAAAACAAAAACGAGCAGCTCTTCAACAACAGATTAGAAATATAGGCGAAAGCGAATGGGAACCATTAATAGCGCCTTTGTTGGATTATTTTCCAGCAGTGCCGCCAGAGATAAAGAATTTACCGGATGATATTAAGAAGCAAAAAATCAACGATATCCTGAGTCGTCTAATTTGTGAAATCAATAGTAAAAACCGGTCTCTGCTAATTATCGATGATATCCAGTGGATAGATGAGACATCGTTTAATATAATAAAAGCGTTAAAAGGATTAAATAATTCACCGGGGATTGTATTTATCAGCCGCCCCGGTAAAATTTATGATGAACTGACTAAATCGTCGGATGTGACGAACATTAATCTTGGCGGTTTGACATCCGAAAATTCCCGCAAGCTGTTTTTAACTATTCTGGAAGGTATATTGCCCTCTGAGGATATCATCCAACAAGTTATAGAAAAATCCGGCGGTAATCCTTTTTATTTGGAGGAGATGGCTCGAGCCTTTATAGAATTAGGTTCTGAAAGATTTAACGCCGCTGATAATATACCATCAGGTATAGAATCGGTTATCACCGCCAGAATCGATAATCTTGGGGAAATGGTAAAAAAAACCGTTCGCACTGCCAGCGTAATAGGCAGAGTATTCCCATATAATGCTTTAAAAAATATATTCCCTGATAGAAAAAGGGTTGGCAAATTGCGGGAATATATCGAAAATCTGGCGCATCTTGATTTAACTCCGCTTGAAAGACAACAACCGGTGTTGGAATATATTTTCAAACATATTTTAACTCAAGAAGTTGCCTATAACGGCTTGCCATTTTCATCTCGAAAAAGCCTTCATATTAAAACTGCCGAGTTTTATATTAGTAAAAAGCGGTTTTTGAAACGCAAGCCTGATGTTCCCGCTCATCATTACCTTTTAGCCGGCGAGGAGCTTAAGGCTTTACCTTATCTATTTATGGCAGGGCAAAAAGCGGTTTCCGAGTTTGCCAGCAGCGAAGCTTTCGGATTTTTTAATAGAGTTATTGAAATATCTGAAAAACATAACAACAAAGAATATCTCGCTAAAGCGTTACAGAACAGCGGCGAACTGGCAAAACACACAGGCAATTACAAACTGGCAGAGGAGAATTATTCGCGACTGAAAATGTGTATGGCGGGGAATATCACTATGAC
It contains:
- a CDS encoding tetratricopeptide repeat protein, translated to MSNTELKYLIPYLPDILINTADCDINNTENRIINGTLLFADLSGFTAMSEKLAIMGRLGAEKLAGIMNNCFNPLLGLVFATDGDVVKFGGDAFLALFTGKDNGLKAFNCANNLINWVNENSRISTSAGDFTLGIHAGISKGDIFNFTIGSKRRDHLFCGQIVENVYAAADAAELGQLAMTKEAARFFNNLDFNETDDGFYICQNLSKTCNYKPAIRSIAEKTAAKLCLEKFIITGLQDQLHFNNGIIEGEHRVLTNLFIGVNSLRKNLEANIDESISVIDEYFTILNDIIIKYGGAFARLDSSGTSEKMLIFFGAPVCSGRDAQNCLKAVLEIESAMQDINKKFAYPIKHRYGINTGLCFVGDVGGQWRREYTAMGDAINLAARLMSKADYGEALVGEETIKICGNDFITCDGGHVKVKGKQKPVKVYFLEKEFIKESSTELIIGREKELEQVRLFIEKIANDKRAFLLVSGEPGAGKSLLCGRIKNISIEKGLLNIESACFKHTEKTPYVPLKALLSGLLKLSSKSSQKQKRAALQQQIRNIGESEWEPLIAPLLDYFPAVPPEIKNLPDDIKKQKINDILSRLICEINSKNRSLLIIDDIQWIDETSFNIIKALKGLNNSPGIVFISRPGKIYDELTKSSDVTNINLGGLTSENSRKLFLTILEGILPSEDIIQQVIEKSGGNPFYLEEMARAFIELGSERFNAADNIPSGIESVITARIDNLGEMVKKTVRTASVIGRVFPYNALKNIFPDRKRVGKLREYIENLAHLDLTPLERQQPVLEYIFKHILTQEVAYNGLPFSSRKSLHIKTAEFYISKKRFLKRKPDVPAHHYLLAGEELKALPYLFMAGQKAVSEFASSEAFGFFNRVIEISEKHNNKEYLAKALQNSGELAKHTGNYKLAEENYSRLKMCMAGNITMTALALREISLIHRLTADYDKAEIIIDELGKLLPDDIPIKIFNLNGKAEIARRRGKLQDCRELLLKALKLCRENDPPPNLEAVVYNNLGICHWSMGKIKEAAVYYKSALALYRRLKDLNGQSKIVNNLGIISDEMGKLHQAANSYEKAEKIFIRIGASRSEAFACANLGTNFSTRGYLLKAADKLNRAHTIFKKIGDQHSLAYTIGDLGIVYLREGDIGKAKNYLADALEMALQLKDEEFILESKVRLARLRLNEAKLTISEVEKLIDKAKEVGSAELEIKSHILKGLLQLSTGNYDIINGTIEMLNNMEEIRNYPELELELSKLKILFHYIFNDKTIAIKLLNTAFKKAISGDLAIMVSDLIVVGNGCGLMLEIPSNISGKISQYFERLKNNMESAKHEQLMVFIKRKTEYLKSMLANCQDKQNQSKVLDFTNK